The region CGATGCATTGAAGTCCAGACATAACTCCCAGATCAGGTGATAGCTGTGGTGAAGTAATCATTGCTTGTGGTTTGTACACCATCTGATTAATGTATTCAGATCCCAACATTCTATTCATATCATAACCATACATCTTCAACCAGGCCTTAATAGAAGTCATGTAATCTGTGGACATTTTGCCGTTGATGGGATCGTTATTTCTAAATCTGTAGATGAAAATGTCCGTGGGCATTAATAATTGTGACGCGAGGTTCTCCCACGCAGGAGTCATCCATTGACCAACAGAGGGGTCATACAATCTCTTGTTGATGTATACTAATTTGGTGTTGGGATCTAAGATTCCACCGTGGAAATCAACTGGTAAATAGAAGTCGGGGTTGCTATCAAAAGTAATGCTACCGAAGGGCGTTCTTCTAATTTCCTTTATTAAATTGCCATTAATGTCAAATAGGGCAAGTGGTGACGCATTTTGATCAGAAGCCACGTAGAATCTCTGTTCGAATGTTTCCACAGTAATGATAACGTTCTGAGCGTcgtataaatatctaaatgttCTACTTGTTTTCGGGAAGTGAACGTGCGTTACCAAGTCTGGTGTGGTAGGATTTGAGTAAAAGTATTGTGTAACATTGCCCTTGTCATCATTCCATGAAATTAATCTACCTCTGTCATCATAATAATACCATGTTTGGAATTTGTCCCTTTCAAATGCATGTATGAGTTGTCCCCTTGAGTTGTATCTGTACTTCTGTTCACCTCTTCTCACTACAAAACCTCGGTTGTCATAACTGTTGAATTCCACATCGCCATATTGTACGACTCGATCTCCACTGTCATAACCTAACGTAATTTTCTCTTTCTCCTTTATTACTCCAATAATGTTACCATTTTCATCATATACGTATTTCCAATTATTTGTACCAACGACTTCCAAAACGTGTCCATCAGAATTGTAGGTAAATTTATCCATAAACTGGCTTCTTCCCACAAGCATCTGTTGGGATTTTATTCTATTACGAGAATCATACTCTAGTTCTAGTCTAAAGACATCAAAtgacttaatattaattaagattgtCTTAATCCTACCATGATCATCGTAATCTGTAATTGTGAAGAACTGTTTGCTTGTGTCTTGCATTACAGATCTATTAAACGTGTTTCTATAAACTCTTAAGTCACTTATACCTTCTAAGTTGCCCAAGTTTTGATTGTATTTTAATCTAAGAGCTGGCAACTCTTTGCCATTGATATCTACGTCAATTGACGATAATCTAGCATTACCATCGTATTGATACTTGTAATGAGCGTTATCTAAGCCATTCTTTGTtaagaatttcaatttttcatcttTGAGAATACCTGCGTGGTATTTGAACTCTTGTCTCATTTCAAAGTTGGGTTCtacaatttcaatattcttcaCTAAGTTCAATACGTCGTGATAGACGTAACGAATTGAGCTCATTCCAGCCAAATTGGCGACCAATTTTCCATTGGTGTCGTAGATGTAGGAAACGCGGCCGGATTGGTGTGGATAAACCTTGGCCAAAATTTGTCCGTTGTCATTGTATACGATTTCATACGGATGTCTGTTCATTGGTGAATAGTACTGGTACTTGAAGTAGCCTAGTGAGGTCTGAAGGGTGAAAGCGTGGATGTGCCCTCTTGGAGTGGTCAAAGACTGAAGTGCACCGGCGTCATCATATTGGAGAAGATAGTCGGATCCTCTAGGTGTTGTAACCTTCAATggctataaacaaaaatattatatatttttcgttaagttttttttgaattttaaacttacCAAGCTACTGAACATGTCCTTGAAGGTGTAAATTAGTGAAGATCCATCAGCATATTTGATTTCGTTTAATCTTCCTGCTCTATCAAATTCATATTTCTCACTTAATTCACCCCATTGCCATTTGCTTAGTCTGCTGAATCTGTCGTATTCCAGCTCAACTTCTTTAAATATTCCGTTTCTCAATCCGAATTTAATCGGTCTCGCCGATTTATCGTAGCTAACGTTTAGTAATTCAACCTTATCATCCATGAAGACCGAGACTGATGATGTTTCTTTGTCATATTCAATAGTGAGTAGGTTTTCTCCATTGATTCTCAACTTTTTACCAACCTTGGTGACAATCCTTTGACCTTTCGGTTTTCCGTTTTGATTTGGTCTGACAAAATATCTCCATTCGAATCTATTAGCTAAGTCTCCTCCAATTTCAGTACGTTGTTTAGCAGGAACAGGATAACTTTCTCCCAGAACTGGGTCTTTCTCTGTTAGTATATTATATGGTACAGTATCAGTTGTTACACTATGTGTCCAAGGTGTCATTGTTCCCACACTACCAtcagacaataaaataaatcggtTCTCAGCTTCGTCAACTTTAGTTGAAACACTGGAGCCCTTAATCAGCATAGAAACAGGATTCTTGTTGTTCTGTGTTACCTTCACAGTAGCTCCCTTCAAACTAAGGTCAAAGTTAAGACCAATAACTTTTCCTGTTGGAGCCACCGCAGAGGTCAGTCTTCCAAATTCATCATAGTTATAGATGTAACCCCTTCCGCTGCTATCAAGTTTAGTTTTCAACAGTCCACTTGGTCCATGATAgtcaaatgtaatattatagttGTCTGGAGTTGTAATTTCATGCAACATCCTCATTCTGGACATTCGCAATCTGCATTTTTGTCCTTTGGTATTTTCAATCGAGTTTACTTGAGCAGCGTAATCACGGAGCAGGAAGATTTTGTTGCCAGCTGCATCAGTGACTGTACTCAGTTTACCGTTGCTAGTATTCACGTTGTAAGTAAATACATACATTGTGTTGCcagttaaaatattcttgGTAAATATATGTTGACCAAATCTATTGAATATATAGATTTCTTGGGTTTCGGGAGAGTAAATTTCGTATTCTCTGGTGGTACTGGCATCTGGGATGCTAGCCATAACTGATCTGATTCTGTAATTTGCTTGATCTCCAATGTGAACGTGTCCATTTGGACTAACTGTAACAGCTGAAATGGTGTTAAATTTGGAGTTGGTAGCAAGGAAATGGTCAGCTTCATAACAATCGCAACCTCTTTCGAGGCAGTTACATTTAGATTCGATTCCGGCGTATGGAGATATTTTGCCATCTGTGCTAATAACTCTAACTCTGTTAATTCTTTGAGAGTCACTTTCAGCAACAAACAATTCTCCAGATGAACTGAACGCAATACTTTGCGGCATGACTAGAGTTGCGTGTGTGGCCAGTTCAATATCGTATCCGACATTCGGTGATGCACAATGCAATGGCCTTCCAGCAATGACTTTAACTCTACCATCTAAAGTTAGTTGAAGAATCATATGGTCATCAATGATATGTAGAGTGTTATCTAGAGGACTTATGGCTAGTTCTGTCGGCCAGCGTAAATGTACTTCTTCAATGTTCAAAGTACCTTCACAAGGTAAAGGTTTCCAGTGAGATTTGTGCATGTGATTTCCAATAACAGTGGTGACAATACCGTCTCTATCTACCATACGAATGTTGGTACCATCAGCGAAGTAAAGGATATTGTCGTTGGATACAGCCACTCCTTTGGGATATGCTAATTTCGCATCTCTTGCCAAAGCTCCATCACCACAATGGGCTTCGTCACCTGGTAAACAACGTTCTCCAGATCCAACAACAGTTTCCCAATTGTGTTCTGGGTTACTGTAGTCATTTGTGTCTTTCACTTTGATTATCTGGTGAGATTCTGGATCTGATATGTAGAGAGTTCCATCGAATGGGCTCAACGCCATGTGATAGCGGTAAGATACTCTGGTTgcactgaaataaataaataaattaaataaaatataaaaatattataaaagtcatagataaaaaattacttactttAATTTGACTATAGTTCTGGAAACTCCATCAGCTGATATTTTTCTGATCAAGTTAAAATCACCCACATACAAGGAACTATCTGGTGTGCTCGCTAAGGCAACAGGAGCAAGTAACCTTTGTTTAGAAGCTGGTCCATTGCAGTCCATGCATTCCAAAGGTCTTTGATGTCCATCTCccattgttgttaaaattactCGCGGcttgtgttttaaataaatattggaacCGTCTCCTTTTTGTAGTATGCCTAAAATAacgattttttgaaatatactaattatggaattagcttttaaaatataccttCATGGAAGTTATATCTGTGATGAATATCCAAGTTCCAACCACCAACATCAGAAATACTCATGTCATGTCCACTGAGTTTGGTTGTTTGCACCTCCCAAATAATATCTTTACAATCGTTGTATTGATATCCAACTTTTACAATGGCATTTGTAACACCATATACCCTCTGTCTATATACGTTAAGACGATTCCATGCGTAagtgaatttaataactgGATCGGCTTCAAATGTCTTCTCAAATAATATTCCTTCAATGGTAATTCTCAAATGAACTAATTTGAGAGTAGCTGGTATTTTTTCAGGagttaattgtaattgtatcgTTGATAAATAGCCGGCTGCTCTCGAACTATGGTAGACCAAATTCAGGGCTGTTCCCGGGATTTGGAAACTTTCTTGTACCACTTGCGACTCCGCTAATATGGCACTCTTGTCTGGACACGCTCCTTGGAATCCATGTTTCCAGGTCGCAAGGACAACAGGTTTCATAGTGTCATAATCGTGGAAAGCACATGGTTGTTGTATGTACGTTATTGCTTTCTCTTCTCCAGTTGTCATAACTATATTATCAACAATAACAACTTCATTCCATGGAACCACCACAACCTGACTCTGAGGTCGGAAAGGCGATCGTCCGAATTGCAATGTAACTGCGCCACCT is a window of Aethina tumida isolate Nest 87 chromosome 7, icAetTumi1.1, whole genome shotgun sequence DNA encoding:
- the LOC109595005 gene encoding teneurin-m; translation: MENIYHETEDGFVYHMATMGYENNTGCLLDSAPRPPDVPPRNPTMSRLNGRLASAPPADLTQDFEPSCLVRTPSGNVYIPSGTLSHPKNPTIDYKSQSSCSSPSKDVKNPDRMALPYGGQVPCLPVRNNLRRPNSTHFPQPSRFHFRKGLASRCSWKCTALIFIMLSVVLTVALSFLSASSILNWSYQNTKPCTVLVGDNTEIVPLSKTADSTETNLSTIGRPKSPTTSTNSATGGGGGGGGGNYAVPIYSRKRRESNPLHAFVLSNATNSSSSSTTEHDLHDSVLHESVEQTSETSVSVNIPSELSTTEPTLETTSISEDVDYLDSSSEVVYSTSIASEEMVLSTEQNTKPPEIETAKNVLDLNNSEEADEDSSEIDSESLDDISLGTMFEKSAKDEAKFNIKIKDKNIFNSSELQQDSPVYHFGSEEIEFVKLNGQTTSKPKLNKEQFPEETNKTEANSKELTDSNLSVYPLNHDELGLKKVQFNDPIVLSNNTNQSSVVQDFNLNEPAQPNIKIIKVPPVSSPNASNAKRVLVNVTIATDPDSNNPYAAHSVYVLSVSVPTDGDPNVEPGVNIDTKTEPPVPEKPVENACPKESEPWNQTCECVCPCLDDSKESSSKNDKNSDYEILLGGLEVLESDTTTETPSTESTTVKAVSCPEATTKLPPPPTILILEGAHTFPAQSFPPDGTTFQQVLLGQRLSKEIPPYGYWNMQFYQSEAAYVKFDYSIPRGASIGVYARRNALPTHTQYHILEVLSGFKARTTRASYSAVKKEVTHYMEQGHWFLSLYNDDGDPQEVNFIAAVADDMTHNCPNGCSGKGECLMGHCQCNPGFGGDDCSESVCPVLCSQRGEYINGECQCNPGWKGKECQLRHDECEVPDCNGHGHCANGKCNCIRGYKGKFCEEVDCPHPNCSSHGYCVEGTCICKKGWKGPECADMDKDALQCLPDCSGHGTFDLDTQTCTCEPRWSGDDCSRELCDLDCGNHGHCVSDACQCDPGWSGEYCNMKLCDARCNEHGQCKNGTCLCVTGWNGRHCTMEGCPNSCSSHGQCRFNTDSMWECRCESGWSGKDCSILLEQNCNDGRDNDKDGLVDCEDPECCSNHACKSSQLCVSSPKPIDILLRKQPPAITASFFERMKFLIDEGSLQNYARQDTFNESRVGVVRGRVVTQMGTGLMGVRVSTNTPLEGFTLTRDDGMFDLLVNGGGAVTLQFGRSPFRPQSQVVVVPWNEVVIVDNIVMTTGEEKAITYIQQPCAFHDYDTMKPVVLATWKHGFQGACPDKSAILAESQVVQESFQIPGTALNLVYHSSRAAGYLSTIQLQLTPEKIPATLKLVHLRITIEGILFEKTFEADPVIKFTYAWNRLNVYRQRVYGVTNAIVKVGYQYNDCKDIIWEVQTTKLSGHDMSISDVGGWNLDIHHRYNFHEGILQKGDGSNIYLKHKPRVILTTMGDGHQRPLECMDCNGPASKQRLLAPVALASTPDSSLYVGDFNLIRKISADGVSRTIVKLNATRVSYRYHMALSPFDGTLYISDPESHQIIKVKDTNDYSNPEHNWETVVGSGERCLPGDEAHCGDGALARDAKLAYPKGVAVSNDNILYFADGTNIRMVDRDGIVTTVIGNHMHKSHWKPLPCEGTLNIEEVHLRWPTELAISPLDNTLHIIDDHMILQLTLDGRVKVIAGRPLHCASPNVGYDIELATHATLVMPQSIAFSSSGELFVAESDSQRINRVRVISTDGKISPYAGIESKCNCLERGCDCYEADHFLATNSKFNTISAVTVSPNGHVHIGDQANYRIRSVMASIPDASTTREYEIYSPETQEIYIFNRFGQHIFTKNILTGNTMYVFTYNVNTSNGKLSTVTDAAGNKIFLLRDYAAQVNSIENTKGQKCRLRMSRMRMLHEITTPDNYNITFDYHGPSGLLKTKLDSSGRGYIYNYDEFGRLTSAVAPTGKVIGLNFDLSLKGATVKVTQNNKNPVSMLIKGSSVSTKVDEAENRFILLSDGSVGTMTPWTHSVTTDTVPYNILTEKDPVLGESYPVPAKQRTEIGGDLANRFEWRYFVRPNQNGKPKGQRIVTKVGKKLRINGENLLTIEYDKETSSVSVFMDDKVELLNVSYDKSARPIKFGLRNGIFKEVELEYDRFSRLSKWQWGELSEKYEFDRAGRLNEIKYADGSSLIYTFKDMFSSLPLKVTTPRGSDYLLQYDDAGALQSLTTPRGHIHAFTLQTSLGYFKYQYYSPMNRHPYEIVYNDNGQILAKVYPHQSGRVSYIYDTNGKLVANLAGMSSIRYVYHDVLNLVKNIEIVEPNFEMRQEFKYHAGILKDEKLKFLTKNGLDNAHYKYQYDGNARLSSIDVDINGKELPALRLKYNQNLGNLEGISDLRVYRNTFNRSVMQDTSKQFFTITDYDDHGRIKTILINIKSFDVFRLELEYDSRNRIKSQQMLVGRSQFMDKFTYNSDGHVLEVVGTNNWKYVYDENGNIIGVIKEKEKITLGYDSGDRVVQYGDVEFNSYDNRGFVVRRGEQKYRYNSRGQLIHAFERDKFQTWYYYDDRGRLISWNDDKGNVTQYFYSNPTTPDLVTHVHFPKTSRTFRYLYDAQNVIITVETFEQRFYVASDQNASPLALFDINGNLIKEIRRTPFGSITFDSNPDFYLPVDFHGGILDPNTKLVYINKRLYDPSVGQWMTPAWENLASQLLMPTDIFIYRFRNNDPINGKMSTDYMTSIKAWLKMYGYDMNRMLGSEYINQMVYKPQAMITSPQLSPDLGVMSGLQCIVGKINEKFIDLDFIPMSLLKIEPKSRNLLPKVAYRKSVFGEGVLISRIGSRALVSVVDGVNGVVQDVVTSVFNNSYFLNLQFNIHDQDVFYFVKDNILKIRDDLEELRRLGGLFNVSTHEITDHGSNTPIKELRLHNPDAVVIIKYGADPEVETHKILRHAHKRAVERAWELEKQLIASGFQGRNDWTEEEKEELVSHGDVDGYEGVDIHSIHKYPQLADDPGNVVFQRDTKRKRRKSGNRRGRIHRHEQ